The following are from one region of the Sphingobium sp. MI1205 genome:
- a CDS encoding helix-turn-helix transcriptional regulator, which yields MPSFWADQNELFLPLVEGIHESPPFSAFIRNLVGRTYARRAFLIISLANAMADQEPTVIHIAAPRASQEPPLDFRRLDALRLHPYGSLRAGRVYALDEMLNYDNADELARQREALSEMNIRYGRWLRVAAGGVADAHFLLVREREDFSASAVSVLSSIAPHFGAALRALVALIEARLQVAMAQGALARLGVAQLAFDRGGRVMAADPVAEAMLAFTVRPGPSPERRLQLLPDVAHALNIACADMAAAPPGATRVIRIDEARGIDLLLRKSDLALSQPCALPAVIGILRMPRRESATAATGTLAALHGLSHSEAALAHALSMGESIVSAGERLRLTSETARNYSKRIYEKTGTKGQADLVRMILTGLSPFA from the coding sequence ATGCCATCTTTTTGGGCCGATCAGAACGAACTGTTCCTCCCGCTGGTGGAAGGCATCCATGAAAGCCCCCCCTTCAGCGCGTTCATCCGCAATTTGGTGGGGCGCACCTATGCACGGCGCGCTTTCCTGATCATTTCGCTGGCCAATGCCATGGCCGACCAGGAACCGACCGTCATCCATATCGCGGCGCCGCGCGCGTCACAGGAGCCGCCTCTGGATTTCCGGCGGTTGGATGCTCTGCGGCTGCACCCCTATGGGTCGCTGCGCGCCGGACGCGTCTATGCGCTGGACGAGATGCTGAATTACGACAATGCCGATGAGCTGGCGCGCCAGCGCGAGGCGTTGAGCGAAATGAACATTCGCTACGGCCGCTGGCTGCGCGTTGCCGCAGGCGGCGTGGCGGACGCACATTTCCTGCTGGTGCGGGAGCGGGAGGATTTTTCGGCTTCGGCGGTCTCCGTGCTATCGAGCATCGCGCCTCATTTCGGGGCGGCGCTGCGCGCGCTGGTCGCTTTGATCGAGGCGCGATTGCAGGTGGCGATGGCTCAGGGCGCGCTTGCCCGGCTAGGCGTGGCGCAACTGGCGTTCGACCGGGGCGGGCGCGTGATGGCAGCCGACCCGGTCGCAGAGGCGATGCTGGCCTTCACCGTCAGGCCCGGCCCCAGTCCCGAACGGCGCTTGCAGTTGCTTCCGGATGTGGCGCACGCACTGAATATCGCCTGTGCGGACATGGCCGCCGCGCCGCCGGGCGCGACCCGGGTCATTCGGATCGATGAAGCAAGGGGGATCGACCTGCTGTTGCGCAAATCGGATCTGGCGCTGAGCCAACCTTGCGCCTTGCCTGCGGTGATCGGCATATTGCGCATGCCGCGGCGTGAATCGGCCACTGCTGCGACCGGGACACTGGCGGCATTGCATGGCCTGTCGCACAGCGAGGCGGCGCTGGCCCATGCGCTGAGCATGGGAGAGAGCATTGTCAGCGCGGGCGAACGGCTGCGCCTGACAAGTGAAACCGCGCGCAATTATTCGAAGCGTATTTATGAAAAGACGGGGACAAAGGGTCAGGCGGATCTTGTACGGATGATCCTGACCGGACTGTCGCCCTTTGCCTGA
- a CDS encoding enoyl-CoA hydratase/isomerase family protein: MTDQLLISIDNGVGRIRLNRPRAIHALTTEMCAAMIDTLLAWRRDDRVVAVMLDHAVSPDGDPKLSRGFCAGGDIATLASSAKGDCVEAERFFHTEYRLNHLLFVYEKPVIAFIDGIVMGGGVGISDPARYRIATERTIYAMPETGIGLFPDVGGGWFLPRMPGRTGTWLATTGARINGADCLAIGIATHYIASDKLDAVKARIIADPDGLSEILDEMSDTPPPSNWDAQRADIDRLFASDRYEDILAALRADASEWARAQLAILSTKSPQTIKVALRQMAEGAAFADFADNMRNEYRIGCHVIRRPDFIEGVRAVIIDKDNAPRWNPATPEEVTDDLIDSLFAPLPPEKEWTPLPELRG; the protein is encoded by the coding sequence ATGACAGACCAGCTTCTGATTTCGATCGACAATGGCGTCGGCCGCATCCGGCTGAACCGGCCCAGGGCGATCCATGCACTGACTACCGAAATGTGCGCCGCGATGATCGATACGCTGCTCGCCTGGCGCCGGGACGATCGGGTCGTCGCGGTGATGCTGGACCATGCCGTGTCGCCGGATGGCGATCCCAAATTGTCGCGTGGTTTCTGCGCCGGTGGCGATATCGCCACGTTGGCCAGCAGCGCAAAGGGCGACTGCGTCGAGGCCGAGCGCTTCTTTCACACCGAATATCGCCTGAACCATCTGCTCTTTGTTTATGAAAAGCCGGTCATCGCCTTCATTGACGGCATTGTCATGGGCGGCGGCGTCGGCATTTCCGATCCTGCCCGCTACCGCATAGCGACCGAACGGACCATCTACGCCATGCCCGAAACCGGCATCGGCCTGTTCCCGGACGTCGGCGGCGGTTGGTTTCTGCCCCGCATGCCGGGCCGCACGGGCACCTGGCTCGCGACCACTGGCGCGCGTATCAACGGGGCGGATTGCTTGGCGATCGGCATCGCGACTCATTATATTGCGTCGGACAAGCTGGATGCGGTCAAAGCCCGCATCATCGCCGATCCTGACGGCCTTAGCGAAATCCTCGATGAAATGAGCGACACGCCGCCGCCTTCCAATTGGGACGCCCAGCGGGCCGACATCGATCGCCTCTTCGCCTCAGACCGCTACGAGGACATTCTCGCTGCTCTCCGGGCGGATGCATCGGAATGGGCACGGGCGCAGCTTGCGATCCTTTCCACCAAATCGCCCCAGACGATCAAGGTCGCCCTGCGGCAGATGGCGGAAGGCGCGGCCTTCGCGGACTTTGCCGACAATATGCGCAACGAATATCGCATCGGTTGCCATGTCATCCGGCGTCCCGACTTTATCGAAGGCGTGCGCGCGGTGATCATCGACAAGGATAATGCGCCGCGCTGGAATCCGGCGACGCCAGAAGAGGTGACGGACGATCTGATCGACAGCCTGTTCGCACCGCTGCCGCCCGAAAAAGAATGGACGCCGCTACCCGAACTGCGCGGCTGA
- the cofH gene encoding 5-amino-6-(D-ribitylamino)uracil--L-tyrosine 4-hydroxyphenyl transferase CofH — MRTENRDSAALWMQMLGGMPIDALLDQAEAMTLASFGATVTYSRKVFIPLTHLCRDVCHYCTFAKAPRNAGAPYLTIDQVLEIARAGEKAGCREALFTLGDRPEDRYAVAREALAHMGKPSTLSYLREAAAAVLAETSLLPHLNPGIMMDDDLAMLRPVAASMGLMLESTSERLCAKGGPHHGSPDKVPAVRLAAIEAAGRARVPFTTGLLIGIGESRMERIEALLAIRDAHARHGHVQEVIIQNFRAKPATRMADHAEPPLEEHLWTVAAARLILGPAMTIQAPPNLQPDGLAALMRAGVNDWGGVSPVTPDHVNPEAPWPHLMALAAATAAAGRVLTERLAVGPAYAKEPERWLEPAIALQVRRAVDARGLPIVERWRAGASEAPPLLPRAGRTLSAGRIDAILDKAADRRGLGEGEIVTLFQAAGPDAGRVMEAADALRQEVVGDVVTYVVNRNINYTNICTYKCGFCAFSKGTAKALRGPAYRLDLEEVARRGAEAQARGATELCLQGGIHPDYDGETYLSIIRAVRDAAPGIHVHAFSPLEIAHGASTMGMGLEPYLAMLKEEGLSTLPGTAAEVLHEEVRAILCPDKVSANEWVAVMRAAHRVGLKSTATIMFGHVDDYHHWARHLRIVRDVQEETGGFTEFVPLPFVHMEAPMWRKGKARSGPSFREAILMQAVARIALHGAIPNIQASWVKLGEQGVIAALRAGVNDLGGVLMDESITRAAGGAHGQCFDVAQMHRTAQAAGRHARQRTTLYGTVEREFAA, encoded by the coding sequence ATGAGGACGGAAAACCGCGATTCGGCAGCTTTGTGGATGCAAATGCTCGGCGGCATGCCGATCGACGCGTTGCTGGATCAGGCCGAAGCGATGACGCTGGCATCATTTGGCGCGACAGTCACCTATTCGCGCAAGGTCTTCATTCCGCTGACCCACCTTTGCCGCGACGTTTGTCATTATTGCACTTTTGCCAAGGCCCCGCGCAATGCCGGCGCGCCGTATCTGACGATCGATCAGGTGCTGGAGATTGCGCGCGCGGGGGAAAAAGCGGGGTGCCGTGAGGCGCTGTTCACGCTGGGTGACCGGCCGGAGGATCGCTATGCCGTGGCGCGCGAAGCGCTTGCCCATATGGGCAAGCCATCGACCCTGAGCTATCTGCGGGAGGCGGCTGCCGCCGTGCTGGCGGAAACCAGCCTGCTGCCGCATTTAAACCCCGGCATCATGATGGACGACGATCTGGCGATGTTGCGGCCGGTGGCGGCGTCGATGGGGCTGATGCTGGAAAGCACGTCAGAGCGGCTGTGCGCCAAGGGTGGGCCGCACCATGGATCGCCGGACAAGGTACCGGCGGTGCGGTTGGCGGCGATCGAGGCGGCTGGCCGCGCGCGGGTGCCGTTCACCACGGGCCTGCTGATCGGCATAGGCGAAAGCCGGATGGAGCGGATCGAGGCGCTGTTGGCGATCCGTGACGCACATGCCCGCCACGGGCATGTGCAGGAAGTCATTATCCAGAATTTTCGCGCCAAGCCCGCGACCCGGATGGCCGATCATGCCGAACCGCCGTTGGAGGAGCATCTGTGGACGGTCGCGGCGGCGCGCCTGATCCTTGGCCCCGCCATGACCATCCAGGCGCCGCCCAATTTGCAGCCGGACGGCCTGGCCGCGTTGATGCGGGCCGGGGTAAATGACTGGGGCGGGGTGTCGCCGGTGACGCCCGACCATGTGAACCCGGAAGCGCCTTGGCCGCACCTGATGGCGCTGGCCGCTGCGACGGCGGCGGCCGGGCGGGTGTTGACCGAACGGCTGGCGGTCGGGCCTGCCTATGCGAAGGAACCGGAACGCTGGCTGGAACCTGCGATTGCCCTGCAGGTGCGGCGGGCCGTGGATGCGCGCGGATTGCCGATCGTCGAACGCTGGCGTGCGGGAGCGAGCGAAGCGCCGCCGCTGCTGCCACGGGCGGGGCGCACGCTGTCGGCCGGGCGGATCGACGCGATCCTTGACAAGGCTGCGGATCGGCGGGGGCTGGGGGAAGGCGAGATCGTCACCTTGTTCCAGGCGGCCGGACCTGACGCCGGTCGGGTGATGGAGGCGGCCGACGCCTTGCGGCAAGAGGTGGTGGGCGACGTCGTCACTTATGTCGTTAACCGCAACATCAACTATACCAATATCTGTACCTATAAGTGCGGCTTTTGCGCATTTTCCAAAGGGACGGCCAAGGCGCTGCGCGGCCCTGCCTATCGCCTTGACCTGGAGGAAGTGGCGCGCCGGGGGGCGGAAGCGCAGGCGCGCGGAGCGACCGAGCTGTGCCTGCAAGGCGGCATTCACCCGGACTATGATGGCGAAACTTACCTGTCGATCATAAGGGCAGTGCGCGATGCTGCGCCGGGGATCCATGTCCACGCATTTTCACCGCTGGAAATTGCGCATGGCGCATCGACCATGGGGATGGGGCTGGAACCTTATCTGGCGATGTTGAAGGAGGAAGGGCTATCGACCCTGCCCGGCACCGCTGCCGAGGTGCTGCATGAAGAGGTGCGGGCGATCCTGTGCCCGGACAAGGTGTCGGCCAATGAGTGGGTCGCGGTCATGCGGGCGGCGCACCGCGTCGGCTTGAAGAGCACCGCGACGATCATGTTCGGTCATGTCGATGATTATCATCATTGGGCGCGGCACCTGCGGATCGTGCGCGATGTGCAGGAGGAGACGGGCGGCTTTACCGAGTTCGTGCCCCTGCCCTTCGTCCATATGGAAGCGCCGATGTGGCGCAAGGGCAAGGCGCGATCCGGCCCCAGCTTTCGCGAGGCGATATTGATGCAGGCGGTGGCGCGGATCGCCCTGCATGGCGCGATCCCGAATATTCAGGCGAGCTGGGTGAAGCTGGGCGAGCAGGGCGTGATCGCGGCGCTGCGTGCGGGGGTCAATGATCTTGGCGGCGTGCTGATGGACGAATCCATCACCCGCGCAGCTGGCGGCGCGCACGGCCAATGTTTCGATGTCGCGCAGATGCACCGCACGGCGCAGGCGGCGGGCCGGCATGCGCGGCAACGGACAACGCTTTACGGGACCGTCGAGCGGGAATTTGCGGCCTGA
- a CDS encoding acyl-CoA dehydrogenase family protein has translation MTQFALTEEQIAIQEVARRFTSDAITPQAAEWDEKHIFPRDTIRAAAQLGFGGIYVSESSGGIGLGRLESALIMEAMAYGCPSTSAFISIHNMAAWMIDRFGSQVVKDKYLPSMVPMDRMGSYCLTEAGAGSDAAALKTRAVKDGDHYVVTGSKQFISGGGENDIYVVMVRTGEEGPRGISCLVVEKDMPGVSFGAQERKLGWHSQPTAQVNFDAVRVPVDNLVGAEGEGFRIAMMGLDGGRLNIGACSLGGAQRCIDEAVAFTKDRTQFGQPIADFQNTQFTLADMETEVQAARALLYMAAVKVTENTPDKTCFAAMAKRIATDTGSSVADRALQLHGGYGYLMDYPIERVWRDLRVHSILEGTNQVMRMIVARDMLRQ, from the coding sequence ATGACCCAATTCGCTCTAACCGAAGAGCAGATCGCCATTCAGGAGGTGGCGAGGCGCTTTACCTCTGATGCGATTACCCCCCAGGCAGCCGAATGGGATGAAAAGCACATCTTCCCGCGTGACACGATCCGTGCCGCCGCGCAGCTCGGTTTTGGTGGCATCTATGTATCGGAATCTTCCGGGGGCATCGGCCTTGGGCGCCTGGAATCGGCGCTGATAATGGAGGCGATGGCCTATGGCTGCCCATCCACCAGCGCCTTCATTTCCATCCACAATATGGCTGCCTGGATGATCGACCGATTTGGTAGCCAGGTGGTGAAGGACAAATATCTGCCCTCAATGGTGCCGATGGACCGAATGGGCAGCTATTGCCTGACGGAAGCGGGTGCAGGCTCCGACGCCGCCGCGCTCAAGACACGCGCAGTGAAGGACGGCGATCATTATGTCGTCACCGGTTCCAAGCAGTTCATATCGGGCGGCGGCGAAAATGACATCTATGTCGTCATGGTCCGCACTGGCGAGGAAGGCCCAAGGGGCATTAGTTGCCTTGTCGTCGAAAAGGACATGCCGGGCGTCAGCTTCGGCGCGCAGGAACGCAAGCTCGGGTGGCATTCGCAACCCACCGCCCAGGTCAATTTCGACGCCGTGCGCGTGCCGGTGGATAATCTGGTCGGTGCGGAAGGTGAAGGCTTTCGCATTGCGATGATGGGCCTTGACGGCGGTCGCCTCAACATCGGCGCCTGCTCGCTGGGCGGCGCGCAGCGCTGCATCGACGAAGCCGTCGCCTTTACGAAGGACCGCACGCAGTTCGGTCAGCCGATCGCCGATTTCCAGAACACGCAGTTCACGCTTGCCGACATGGAAACAGAAGTTCAGGCCGCCCGCGCGTTGCTTTACATGGCTGCCGTCAAGGTCACCGAAAACACCCCTGACAAGACCTGCTTCGCCGCCATGGCCAAGCGCATCGCGACCGATACCGGCTCCAGCGTTGCTGACCGCGCGCTCCAGTTGCACGGCGGCTATGGCTACCTCATGGACTATCCAATCGAACGCGTCTGGCGTGACCTGCGCGTCCATTCAATCCTGGAGGGCACCAATCAGGTGATGCGGATGATCGTCGCACGCGACATGCTGCGGCAATAA
- the mmsB gene encoding 3-hydroxyisobutyrate dehydrogenase, protein MSQTVAFIGLGNMGGGMAANLLKHGFTVRAFDLSEDALAKAQALGAIRCASAAEAASQADAIISMLPAGSHVESVYTGEIFDAAQPGALFLDCSTIDVATARRVEEAAQARGFEMVDAPVSGGIAAAAGGTLTFMVGGSDAAFSRAKPILSAMGKAVIHAGGAGNGQAAKICNNMLLGATMVATCESFAMAKKLGLDPQTFYDISSVSSGQSWSMTSYCPVSGVGPQSPSDNGYQGGFAVGLMLKDLKLATQAAASVNASVPMGNAAEALYQLLANRGEAARDFSLMIELLEGK, encoded by the coding sequence ATGAGCCAGACCGTCGCCTTCATCGGCCTCGGCAATATGGGCGGCGGCATGGCCGCCAACTTGCTGAAGCATGGCTTTACCGTGCGCGCCTTCGACCTGTCCGAAGACGCGCTTGCAAAGGCGCAGGCCCTCGGTGCGATCCGTTGCGCCAGCGCCGCGGAAGCCGCCTCGCAGGCCGACGCCATAATCTCCATGCTTCCCGCCGGGAGCCATGTGGAAAGCGTCTATACCGGCGAAATCTTCGATGCTGCGCAGCCCGGCGCGCTGTTTCTCGATTGCTCCACCATTGACGTTGCCACCGCCCGCCGGGTCGAGGAAGCAGCGCAGGCCAGGGGCTTTGAGATGGTCGATGCCCCGGTTTCGGGCGGTATCGCGGCTGCTGCTGGCGGCACGCTCACCTTCATGGTCGGCGGCAGCGACGCCGCTTTCAGCCGCGCAAAGCCCATCCTCTCCGCCATGGGCAAGGCCGTGATCCATGCCGGTGGTGCGGGCAATGGCCAGGCGGCCAAGATCTGCAACAACATGCTGCTGGGCGCCACCATGGTGGCCACGTGCGAGAGCTTCGCCATGGCGAAGAAGCTGGGCCTTGACCCGCAGACCTTCTACGACATTTCCAGCGTATCGTCGGGCCAGAGTTGGTCGATGACCAGCTATTGCCCTGTCTCCGGCGTCGGCCCGCAAAGCCCGTCCGACAACGGCTATCAGGGCGGCTTTGCCGTCGGCCTGATGCTCAAGGATTTGAAGCTCGCGACGCAAGCCGCCGCGTCTGTCAACGCCAGCGTTCCCATGGGCAACGCCGCCGAAGCGCTTTACCAATTGCTCGCCAACCGGGGGGAAGCCGCCCGCGACTTTTCCCTGATGATCGAGTTGCTGGAAGGGAAATAG